In the genome of Mytilus edulis chromosome 3, xbMytEdul2.2, whole genome shotgun sequence, one region contains:
- the LOC139514620 gene encoding structural maintenance of chromosomes protein 4-like, producing MSEEMEVATSNAETSPQRTLNLETDFGPIEVPPAPQTVATYSINGPRLMITHIVNENFKSYAGVQTLGPFHKSFTSIVGPNGSGKSNVIDSMLFVFGFRANRIRSKKISVLLHNSENHKNVESCTVAVHFQKIIDTGDSDEEYTVVPNTKFVVSRTAFRDNSSYYMIDKKKATYKEVTNLLRGSGIDLDHNRFLILQGEVEQIAMMKPKGQSENDDGMLEFLEDIIGSNRFKEPIEVLAKRVETLNEMRGEKLNRVKAVEKEKDNLEGPKNEAVQFLNMENDIVRQKNKLYHKYIFECSSNEKKATDEYNKINEGMKDVNEQIAKIEAAKKEKDKELGKIYSEYEGQVKHLEESKEKFTEYEKQDVKCREDLKHNRQKTKKLDKQLEQEKKKVEDLKSMPGETEKAITSHQGKLEKLEVKKKEEEEKMAVVMEGLKTETKGLQVEKDKREEELLEQQKFVNDIKSKLNIAQSELDIYLSNQQSETNKLKEMEKNLDKAKTTLEHRAQEISDIQKRLPESENMVEKAKKDLELATRTEEKSTNDLRSLRSKVEEARSSMQAAKSKGKVIDALMQMKKNGQLPGVNGRLGDLGAIDEEFDVAISTACGALDHIVVDTINTAQKCVEYLKKNNIGSATFIGLDKMARWKDHTKRKINTPENVHRLFDLVKTKTPEILPAFYFALRDTLVANDLDQATRIAYGKTRFRVVTLQGALIDQSGTMSGGGKSVMKGRMGSALAADVDPKQLANMENMLEKLTSEAQTSRANKERLEDVIRREEKDHTHMKHSLQKCTMDIEANKEQQTRLTKQIKEQEVRVKAAAPDEKELKQLEKKVGEYKKEYEKVGGAAAKVEAEVQRLHKEIMEIGGSKMKAAQHRVDAISKQIDEVTGQVTKCQVAIKTSQRNLKKAEDKVKSVEEEIQENKDKIAELDKLFKTLEEEATQVLESYQQSQEKMKEAETALNEVKAVVAKLEEDENKLQKDFVDVRHELEKFENIMKTNQQKIKHWKKEIGHLQLSPISGQEVGEIAAISDEELAELDKEAIQYEITVLEEKLAQMKPNMAAIAEYRKKEELYLQRVGELDKITDLRDSQRKYFDELRKQRLDEFMAGFSVITNKLKEMYQMITLGGDAELELVDSLDPFSEGIVFSVRPPKKSWKNISNLSGGEKTLSSLALVFALHHYRPTPLYVMDEIDAALDFKNVSIVANYIKERTRNAQFIIISLRNNMFELADRLVGIYKTDNCTKSVTINPTKLSLPLQEQSINTQQPVNTQQPVVTCT from the exons atgtcagAAGAAATGGAAGTTGCGACCTCCAACGCGGAAACATCTCCTCAAAGAACGCTTAATCTTGAAACAG ACTTTGGTCCCATTGAAGTTCCTCCTGCACCACAAACAGTTGCCACCTACAGTATTAATGGACCTAGGCTAATGATAACACatattgtaaatgaaaatttcaaatccTATGCTGGTGTGCAGACATTAGGACCATTCCACAAG AGTTTTACCTCTATAGTTGGACCAAATGGTAGTGGCAAGTCCAATGTTATTGATTCCATGTTATTTGTGTTTGGATTCAGAGCCAATAGAATTAGGTCAAAGAAAATCAGTGTTCTCCTTCACAATAGTGAGAACCATAAGAATGTTGAGAGCTGTACAGTGGCAGTACATTTCCAAAAGATCATAGACACAGGG GACAGTGATGAAGAATACACAGTGGTACCCAACACAAAATTTGTTGTTTCCAGAACTGCCTTCAGAGATAACAGCTCTTATTATATGATAGACAAAAAGAAAGCAACCTATAAAGAAGTGACTAACCTCCTCAGAGGCAGTGGTATTGATCTGGACCACAATAGATTTcttattttacag GGGGAGGTAGAACAGATAGCTATGATGAAACCAAAGGGTCAGTCTGAGAATGATGATGGTATGTTGGAATTCTTAGAGGATATTATTGGGAGTAATAGATTCAAAGAACCCATTGAAGTTCTTGCTAAGAGAGTTGAAACACTGAATGAAATGAGAGGAGAAAAG CTTAACAGAGTGAAGGCTGTAGAAAAAGAGAAAGATAATTTAGAAGGTCCGAAGAATGAAGCAGTGCAGTTTCTGAATATGGAGAATGATATTGTACGACAGAAAAATAAACTTTACCACAAGTATAT ATTTGAATGTTCTAGTAACGAAAAGAAAGCTACTGATGAGTATAACAAAATAAACGAAGGAATGAAAGACGTGAATGAACAAATAGCAAAGATAGAAGctgcaaagaaagaaaaagacaaagaacTGGGAAAAATTTATAG TGAGTACGAAGGACAAGTAAAACATTTGGAAGAATCAAAAGAGAAATTCACAGAATATGAAAAACAAGATGTCAAATGTAGAGAAGATTTAAAACATAATAGGCAGAAAACCAAGAAATTAGACAAGCAGTTGgaacaagaaaagaaaaag GTGGAAGACTTGAAATCAATGCCAGGTGAAACTGAGAAAGCTATTACCAGTCACCAAGGAAAATTGGAGAAACTTGAAGTTAAAAAgaaggaagaagaagaaaaaatggctGTAGTGATGGAAGGACTGAAAACAGAGACTAAG GGACTACAAGTAGAAAAAGATAAGAGAGAAGAAGAGTTGTTAGAACAACAGAAGTTTGTAAATGATATCAAATCTAAG TTAAATATTGCACAGTCTGAGTTGGACATTTATTTAAGCAACCAACAGAgtgaaacaaataaattaaaagaaatggaGAAAAATCTGGACAAGGCTAAAACTACACTGGAACATAGAGCCCA GGAAATAAGTGATATACAAAAGAGACTACCAGAATCGGAAAATATGGTTGAAAAGGCAAAGAAAGATCTTGAATTGGCCACTCGTACAGAAGAAAAATCAACAAATGAT ttaagaTCTTTAAGAAGTAAAGTAGAGGAAGCTAGGAGTTCAATGCAGGCAGCTAAAAGTAAAGGGAAAGTTATAGATGCTCTGATGCAGATGAAGAAAAATGGACAACTACCAGGTGTAAATGGTAGACTG GGAGATCTTGGAGCTATAGATGAAGAATTTGATGTTGCTATATCAACTGCTTGTGGTGCCTTAGATCATATTGTTGTTGACACAATCAACACAGCTCAAAAATGTGtagaatatctcaagaaaaacAACATAGGTTCTGCAACATTTATAGGTCTGGATAAAATGGCTAGATGGAAAGATCATACTAAGAGAAAAATTAACAC ACCAGAAAATGTTCACAGATTATTTGATCTTGTTAAAACAAAAACTCCTGAAATATTGCCTGCATTTTACTTTGCCTTGAGAGATACATTAGTGGCCAATGATCTGGATCAAGCAACCAGAATAGCTTATGGAAAAACTAGATTCCGAGTCGTTACACTTCAAGGAGCTCTTATTGACCAATCAG GTACAATGAGTGGAGGTGGTAAGTCTGTAATGAAAGGAAGAATGGGATCAGCTTTAGCAGCAGATGTAGATCCCAAACAATTGGCCAATATGGAAAATATGCTAGAAAAG CTAACATCTGAAGCCCAGACTAGTAGAGCAAATAAGGAAAGATTGGAAGATGTCATAAGAAGAGAGGAAAAAGATCATACACATATGAAACATTCATTACAGAAATGTACAATGGATATTGAG gcAAATAAAGAACAACAGACAagattaacaaaacaaataaaagaacaggAAGTAAGAGTTAAAGCAGCTGCTCCAgatgaaaaagaattaaaacagTTGGAGAAAAAAGTAGGAGAGTACAAAAAAG AATATGAAAAAGTTGGTGGTGCTGCAGCTAAAGTAGAAGCAGAAGTTCAAAG ATTACACAAAGAGATTATGGAGATTGGAGGATCTAAAATGAAGGCAGCTCAACATAGAGTTGATGCCATTAGTAAACAGATTGATGAAGTAACAGGTCAAGTCACTAAATGTCAGGTGGCCATCAAAACATCACAAAG aaatttgaAGAAAGCAGAAGACAAGGTTAAGTCTGTTGAAGAAGAAATACAAGAAAATAAAGATAAGATAGCTGAGTTAGATAAATTGTTCAAAACATTAGAAGAAGAGGCAACCCAAGTGTTAGAATCCTACCAACAATCTCAG GAGAAAATGAAAGAAGCAGAGACTGCATTAAATGAAGTAAAAGCTGTAGTTGCTAAACTTGAAGAAGATGAAAATAAACTTCAAAAAGATTTTGTGGATGTCAGACATGAATTGGAAAAGTTTGAGAATATAATGAAAACAAACCAGCAGAAAATCAAACATTGGAAAAAGGAG ATAGGCCATTTACAGCTGAGCCCTATAAGTGGACAAGAAGTGGGAGAGATAGCAGCTATATCTGATGAAGAGCTAGCAGAACTAGATAAGGAAGCCATACAGTATGAAATTACAGTCCTGGAAGAAAAACTAGCACagatgaaaccaaacatggctgCTATTGCTGAATATAGAAAAAAG gAAGAGCTATATTTACAACGAGTAGGAGAATTAGATAAAATAACAGACCTAAGGGATTCACAGCGTAAATATTTTGATGAATTACGTAAACAGAGACTGGACGAGTTTATGGCAGGATTCAGTGTTATCACAAACAAACTGAAGGAAATGTACCAGATGATTACACTAGGAGGGGATGCAGAGTTAGAACTTGTGGACTCACTAGACCCATTCTCAGAAGGGATAGTGTTCAG TGTACGACCTCCAAAGAAATCGTGGAAAAACATATCTAATTTATCTGGTGGTGAAAAGACACTGAGTTCTTTGGCATTAGTGTTTGCCCTACATCACTACAGACCAACTCCTCTCTATGTTATGGATGAAATTGATGCAGCTTTAGATTTTAAGAATGTTTCTATTGTTGCCAATTATATTAAA GAGAGAACAAGAAATGCACAGTTTATCATCATATCACTCAGAAACAACATGTTTGAACTAGCAGACAGACTTGTGGGCATTTATAAAACTGACAACTGTACAAAATCTGTGACGATTAATCCAACAAAATTGTCACTACCACTGCAAGAACAATCTATTAATACACAACAACCAGTAAACACACAACAACCAGTGGTTACATGTACATGA